In one window of Desulfonatronum thioautotrophicum DNA:
- the lepB gene encoding signal peptidase I, producing the protein MPNSMKATLWEYLKAILLAVILALLIRSFVVQAFKIPSGSMEETLLIGDHLLVTKFAYDIRIPLAGVVIDLDEPERGDIVVFLFGQDVPALRQEPARWLQCNLPGLADEACPQDFIKRVIGLPGDIIEVREKQVLVNGRELEEPYTQFRDTRRSIVPRDKLGPLRVPEGKYFVLGDNRDESLDSRFWGFVDRERIKGKAWRIYWSWEAGAGPRWGRVGHLLK; encoded by the coding sequence ATGCCCAACTCCATGAAGGCCACCCTATGGGAATATCTCAAGGCCATCCTGCTGGCGGTGATTCTGGCCCTGCTGATCCGTTCCTTTGTTGTCCAGGCTTTCAAGATCCCCTCCGGATCCATGGAGGAGACCCTTTTAATCGGCGATCATCTGCTGGTCACGAAATTTGCCTACGACATCCGCATCCCCCTGGCAGGGGTCGTCATTGACCTGGATGAGCCGGAGCGGGGGGATATCGTGGTCTTTTTGTTCGGCCAGGATGTCCCCGCACTGCGACAGGAACCGGCCAGGTGGCTGCAATGCAACCTGCCCGGATTGGCTGACGAGGCCTGTCCGCAAGACTTTATCAAGCGGGTGATCGGCCTGCCCGGTGATATCATCGAGGTGCGCGAAAAGCAGGTCCTGGTGAACGGGCGCGAGCTGGAGGAGCCCTATACCCAGTTCCGCGATACAAGGCGTTCCATCGTGCCCCGGGATAAGCTCGGTCCGCTCAGGGTGCCCGAGGGCAAATATTTCGTACTGGGCGACAACCGGGATGAATCGCTGGACTCTCGATTCTGGGGATTTGTGGACCGGGAGCGCATCAAAGGCAAGGCGTGGCGGATTTACTGGTCCTGGGAGGCGGGGGCAGGTCCGCGCTGGGGACGGGTCGGTCACCTTCTGAAATAA
- the lepA gene encoding translation elongation factor 4: MIDQQAIRNFSIIAHIDHGKSTLADRILQITGLVDARQMKEQYLDRLDLERERGITIKAQSVRIPYTARDGRKYILNLIDTPGHVDFSYEVSRSLVACEGALLVVDASQGVEAQSLANAYLALENNLEIIPVLNKIDLPSAEPERIKAEIEEVIGLDCRDALMISAKTGQGVPEVLERIITELPPPKGEEKAPFKALIFDSWYDTYLGVVILFRVMDGRIRNGQFILLHSTKTRFEVTKLGVFSPDPLAVDELGPGEVGFLCAGIKNLTDARVGDTITDPDNPTTTPLPGFKKITAMVFCGMYPVEPNEYGSLKHSLEKLQLNDAAFSFEPETSHALGFGFRCGFLGLLHMEIIQERLEREFQARLLVTAPSVIYEVKTLDGDILSVDNPSKLPPVAKIEYIAEPYVHMEIHVPNDYLGAVLALCEECRGKQKDLRFLSSTRVIVTYELPFAEIVYDFFDRLKSVTRGYASLDYEFIDFRPSELVKLDILINNEGVDALSIIVHKEKAYTQGRELAGRLRQVIPRQLFEVVIQAAIGQRVIAKERIPPMRKNVTAKCYGGDITRKRKLLEKQKEGKRRMKRMGNIDIPQEAFLAVLRKE; encoded by the coding sequence ATGATTGACCAGCAAGCAATTCGCAATTTTAGCATCATCGCGCATATCGACCACGGAAAATCCACTCTGGCCGATCGAATCCTGCAGATCACCGGGCTGGTCGACGCCCGCCAGATGAAGGAGCAATATCTGGACCGTCTGGATCTGGAGCGGGAACGCGGAATCACCATCAAGGCGCAAAGCGTGCGCATCCCCTATACGGCCCGAGACGGTCGCAAATACATTCTGAACCTGATCGACACCCCTGGGCATGTGGATTTCAGCTATGAGGTCTCTCGGAGCCTTGTGGCCTGCGAAGGGGCCTTGCTGGTGGTGGATGCCTCCCAGGGGGTCGAGGCGCAGAGTTTGGCCAACGCCTATCTGGCCTTGGAAAACAACCTGGAGATCATTCCTGTCTTGAACAAGATTGACCTGCCCAGCGCGGAACCGGAACGGATCAAGGCTGAAATCGAAGAGGTGATCGGCCTGGACTGCCGGGATGCACTGATGATCAGCGCCAAGACCGGGCAGGGCGTTCCTGAGGTGCTGGAGCGGATCATCACGGAACTGCCGCCGCCCAAGGGTGAAGAAAAAGCCCCGTTCAAGGCCCTGATCTTCGACTCCTGGTACGACACCTACCTTGGTGTCGTTATTTTGTTCCGGGTCATGGACGGTCGGATCCGCAACGGGCAATTCATTCTCCTGCACTCCACAAAGACGCGCTTCGAGGTCACCAAGCTCGGAGTCTTTTCCCCGGACCCGCTGGCCGTGGACGAGCTGGGGCCCGGTGAGGTCGGTTTTCTGTGCGCCGGAATCAAGAATCTGACCGATGCCCGTGTCGGGGATACGATAACCGACCCTGACAACCCAACCACCACCCCCCTGCCCGGCTTCAAGAAGATCACGGCCATGGTCTTTTGCGGCATGTACCCCGTTGAGCCGAATGAATACGGTTCATTGAAGCATTCCCTGGAAAAGCTGCAACTCAACGATGCGGCGTTTTCTTTTGAACCGGAAACGTCCCACGCCCTGGGCTTTGGATTCCGTTGCGGTTTTCTTGGTCTGCTGCACATGGAGATCATCCAGGAACGTCTGGAGCGGGAATTTCAGGCTCGACTGCTGGTCACCGCGCCTTCCGTGATCTATGAGGTCAAGACCCTGGACGGCGATATCCTCTCCGTGGACAACCCCAGCAAGCTCCCTCCCGTGGCAAAGATCGAATACATTGCCGAGCCCTACGTGCATATGGAAATCCATGTGCCCAACGATTATCTGGGCGCGGTTCTGGCTCTGTGCGAGGAGTGCCGGGGCAAGCAGAAGGACCTGCGTTTTCTGTCGTCCACACGGGTCATTGTCACCTATGAGCTGCCCTTTGCCGAAATCGTCTATGATTTTTTCGACCGACTCAAGTCCGTGACTCGGGGCTACGCCTCCCTGGACTACGAGTTCATCGATTTTCGGCCCTCGGAACTGGTCAAGCTGGACATTCTGATCAACAACGAAGGCGTGGATGCACTGTCCATCATCGTGCACAAGGAAAAAGCCTACACCCAGGGGCGAGAACTTGCCGGTCGGCTGCGCCAAGTCATCCCCCGACAGCTTTTCGAGGTGGTCATTCAGGCCGCCATTGGTCAACGTGTCATTGCGAAAGAACGGATCCCGCCCATGCGCAAGAATGTAACGGCCAAATGTTACGGTGGGGATATCACCCGCAAGCGCAAGCTTCTGGAAAAGCAGAAAGAAGGCAAACGGCGCATGAAACGGATGGGCAATATCGACATCCCACAGGAAGCTTTTCTGGCCGTGTTGCGCAAGGAATAG
- the purN gene encoding phosphoribosylglycinamide formyltransferase — MSLPVGVLISGGGSNLQALIDRKQTGVLDVTIQTVISNNSGVKGLERAVEHGIPTQVLPHQNYPDRQSYDRALVRALRDAGAQAVVLAGFMRLVGPELLAAFPGRVLNIHPALLPSFPGLHAQDQAAEYGVRLAGCTVHFVDEEVDHGPIIIQAAVPALPNEGAEALGSRILALEHRIFPQAVQWLAEGRLEVQGRHVVVRPGARPVATKDALPPCLIFPSLEEGF; from the coding sequence GTGAGTCTCCCCGTCGGCGTGTTGATTTCCGGGGGTGGGTCCAATTTGCAGGCGCTGATAGACCGGAAGCAAACCGGGGTGCTGGATGTGACGATCCAGACGGTGATTTCCAACAACTCCGGGGTCAAGGGGTTGGAGCGAGCGGTGGAACATGGTATTCCGACGCAGGTGCTCCCCCATCAGAACTATCCGGATCGCCAATCCTACGACCGGGCACTGGTACGCGCTCTTCGGGATGCTGGAGCCCAGGCCGTGGTGCTGGCCGGGTTTATGCGTCTTGTGGGGCCGGAACTCCTGGCCGCTTTCCCGGGTCGGGTGCTGAACATCCATCCGGCATTGCTGCCGTCTTTTCCCGGGCTGCATGCCCAGGATCAGGCCGCGGAATATGGCGTGCGGCTGGCAGGTTGTACCGTGCATTTTGTGGACGAGGAGGTGGACCACGGTCCGATCATCATCCAGGCCGCGGTTCCGGCCTTGCCCAATGAGGGCGCCGAGGCCTTGGGCAGTCGCATTCTGGCCCTGGAACACCGCATTTTCCCCCAGGCGGTCCAGTGGTTGGCAGAAGGCCGGCTTGAGGTGCAGGGTCGCCACGTGGTGGTCCGCCCGGGTGCTCGCCCAGTGGCCACCAAGGATGCTTTGCCGCCTTGCCTGATCTTTCCTTCCTTGGAGGAAGGATTTTAG
- the amrA gene encoding AmmeMemoRadiSam system protein A — protein MSDFQFQLTQAEQDYLRELALLSIAARFDPQTILPKPVSETLQQAFGAFVTLKKQGRLRGCIGNIVGDHPVRETIINMAQAAAFNDPRFPPVSKEELAELRVEISILSPLANCDPEEVVPGRHGLLVRSGPYSGLLLPQVAVEHGWDREAFLSQTCRKAGLAPDAWQQPDTQISCFEAVIF, from the coding sequence ATGAGCGATTTTCAATTCCAACTGACCCAGGCGGAGCAGGATTATTTACGGGAACTGGCCCTGCTCAGCATCGCTGCCCGATTTGACCCCCAAACCATCTTGCCAAAGCCGGTTTCTGAAACGTTGCAACAGGCTTTCGGTGCGTTCGTGACCCTGAAAAAGCAGGGCCGTTTGCGGGGGTGTATCGGAAATATCGTTGGCGATCACCCCGTCCGGGAGACCATCATCAACATGGCCCAGGCCGCGGCCTTCAACGATCCCCGCTTTCCACCCGTCAGCAAGGAAGAACTGGCCGAGTTGCGCGTGGAAATATCGATCCTCAGCCCTCTGGCGAATTGCGATCCCGAGGAGGTCGTGCCCGGCCGACACGGCCTGTTGGTCCGCAGCGGTCCATACAGCGGGTTGTTGTTGCCCCAGGTTGCCGTGGAGCACGGCTGGGATAGGGAGGCGTTTTTGTCCCAGACCTGCCGCAAGGCCGGGCTTGCACCGGACGCGTGGCAACAGCCGGATACCCAGATCTCATGCTTCGAGGCGGTTATTTTCTAG
- a CDS encoding EAL domain-containing protein: protein MRTDQPSSPGLILIVDDEAVNRLILESNLKRQEFQTHSVASGRECLEAVQKLKPDLILLDIIMPEMDGFQTCRALKAAAQTRDVPVIFLSALTDADIKTKGFEAGGVDYVSKPFDTRELLARVRTHLTLRNQEIQLRGYSEKLEEMVNERTSKLKRAEQELQRNYDMQTALNRLLRLTLQDLPLEELLQHCLESLLNISWLTLQDRGCIYLREDESTGFRIVAQRNLSQQLLEKCANIAAGECACGKALAEQRIVVIQDDDPTHTQSGFGEEEAHSNVCIPIASAHGNLGMLNLFMHRDSRLTSQESAFFGAVSNTLMQMILYKRAEERMLHHVLHEPLTNLPNRTALLDALHREVQRSHEADDHRFALILVNLDRFNRFNESLGYDLGDKLILSSVRRIRDVHKTEQGVFHLGGDGFAFLVRDVPEDADALLLVERILDDLRQPHQLDGHEIQTSASAGIVYSDTRYSRGEDLLRDADIALHLAKSKGRGRFQVFSHVMHEKARQSMQTFMDLRQALQRKEFVLFYQPIVSLQTGATTGVEALIRWQHPERGMVSPAEFIPLAEETGLILPMGRWVLQTACSDLCDMARNANISEPFMVSVNLSGKQFAQPDLYEQVEAILQGTGFPPECLKLEITESVVMDNAEEATRILERLKKLNIKISIDDFGTGYSSLSYLHRFSADILKVDRSFVSRMHLGGENLEIIRTIVTLAQALKMQVIAEGVETRDELSALASLNCDYAQGFYFAKPMPLDQLQRTALRDITQGLGPLFLERREGSTDRRKSTGRRSTDC, encoded by the coding sequence ATGCGTACAGATCAACCCTCCTCTCCCGGCCTGATCCTCATTGTCGATGACGAGGCAGTGAACAGGCTGATCCTGGAATCCAACCTGAAGCGGCAAGAATTTCAGACGCATTCGGTTGCATCAGGGCGGGAGTGTCTGGAGGCGGTCCAGAAGTTGAAACCGGATTTGATTCTTCTGGACATCATCATGCCCGAAATGGACGGCTTTCAAACGTGCCGGGCTCTCAAAGCCGCCGCGCAAACCCGGGATGTGCCGGTTATCTTCCTGTCCGCACTCACAGATGCCGATATCAAGACCAAAGGCTTTGAAGCCGGCGGGGTGGATTACGTCAGCAAGCCCTTTGACACTCGTGAACTCCTGGCCAGAGTGCGGACACATCTGACCCTGCGCAATCAGGAAATACAGTTGCGGGGCTACTCCGAAAAATTGGAGGAGATGGTCAACGAGCGAACCAGCAAATTGAAGCGGGCTGAGCAGGAACTGCAACGGAATTATGACATGCAGACCGCGCTGAACCGTCTTCTGCGGTTGACGCTGCAGGATCTGCCCCTGGAGGAGCTGCTCCAGCACTGCCTGGAGAGTCTGCTGAACATTTCCTGGCTGACCCTGCAAGACCGGGGCTGCATTTATCTCCGGGAGGACGAATCCACCGGATTCCGCATCGTAGCCCAGCGAAATCTTTCGCAACAGCTTCTGGAAAAATGCGCGAACATCGCAGCCGGGGAGTGTGCCTGCGGCAAGGCCCTGGCGGAACAACGCATTGTCGTGATCCAGGATGATGATCCCACCCATACCCAATCCGGCTTTGGTGAGGAGGAGGCGCATAGCAACGTCTGTATCCCGATTGCCTCCGCGCACGGAAATCTGGGCATGCTGAATCTGTTCATGCACCGGGACAGCCGGTTGACCTCCCAAGAGTCAGCCTTTTTCGGGGCGGTTTCCAACACCTTGATGCAGATGATTTTGTATAAACGGGCTGAAGAGCGGATGCTGCACCACGTCTTGCACGAGCCGTTGACCAACCTGCCGAATCGAACAGCCCTGCTGGATGCCCTGCATCGAGAGGTCCAGCGATCCCACGAAGCGGACGATCATCGGTTTGCCCTGATCCTGGTAAACCTGGACCGGTTCAATCGCTTCAACGAAAGCCTGGGATACGATCTGGGGGATAAGTTGATTCTCTCCAGCGTCCGGCGCATCCGGGATGTCCACAAGACGGAACAGGGCGTCTTCCATCTGGGGGGAGATGGCTTTGCCTTTCTCGTCCGGGACGTGCCGGAGGACGCCGATGCACTGCTACTGGTCGAAAGAATCCTGGATGACCTGCGCCAACCCCATCAACTCGACGGGCATGAGATCCAGACTTCGGCTTCGGCCGGCATTGTGTACTCCGACACCCGGTACTCCCGCGGCGAGGATCTGCTCCGCGACGCGGACATCGCCCTGCATTTGGCCAAATCCAAGGGACGAGGCCGGTTTCAGGTTTTCAGCCATGTGATGCATGAGAAGGCCAGACAGTCCATGCAGACGTTCATGGATTTGCGGCAGGCCCTGCAACGTAAGGAATTCGTTTTGTTCTATCAGCCCATCGTCTCCCTGCAAACCGGTGCGACCACCGGAGTGGAGGCCTTGATCCGTTGGCAGCATCCGGAACGGGGCATGGTCAGTCCGGCGGAGTTCATTCCCCTGGCTGAAGAGACCGGCTTGATATTGCCCATGGGGCGTTGGGTCCTGCAAACCGCTTGTTCAGACTTGTGCGATATGGCCAGGAACGCGAACATTTCTGAGCCGTTCATGGTCAGCGTCAACCTTTCAGGCAAGCAATTTGCCCAGCCGGATCTCTATGAGCAGGTGGAGGCCATCCTCCAGGGTACGGGGTTTCCTCCGGAATGCCTCAAACTGGAGATCACGGAGAGCGTGGTCATGGACAATGCCGAGGAGGCAACCCGGATATTGGAGCGCCTCAAGAAATTGAACATCAAAATTTCCATCGACGACTTCGGCACCGGCTATTCTTCATTGTCCTATCTGCATCGATTTTCCGCGGATATACTCAAGGTGGACCGTTCATTTGTCAGTCGGATGCACCTGGGTGGGGAGAATCTGGAAATCATTCGAACCATCGTCACCCTGGCCCAAGCCCTGAAAATGCAGGTTATCGCCGAGGGAGTGGAAACCAGGGACGAGTTGAGCGCCCTGGCATCGCTCAATTGCGATTACGCCCAGGGATTTTATTTTGCCAAACCCATGCCGTTGGACCAATTGCAACGCACAGCCTTGCGGGACATCACGCAAGGCCTTGGCCCACTGTTTCTTGAACGACGAGAAGGCTCGACGGATCGACGAAAAAGTACTGGACGCCGCAGCACGGACTGCTGA
- the lepB gene encoding signal peptidase I: protein MNPRWQTALKEYSEALIIALILALIIRTFIIQAFKIPSGSMLETLQIGDRLFVTKFAYDIKAPFTDWSMLSLQDPAHGDVIVFRYPEDPSKDFIKRVTALPGDEVEVRDQTLYLNGEPVDEPYLTLHPGPTRVHFGPEIVPENHYFVLGDNRFNSHDSRFWGFVSREQIRGKAWRIYWSANPRWFLSDVRWDRFGQRIE from the coding sequence ATGAACCCCCGCTGGCAAACCGCGCTCAAGGAATATTCCGAGGCCCTGATCATCGCCCTGATTCTGGCCTTGATCATCCGAACATTTATCATCCAGGCCTTCAAGATTCCCTCCGGCTCCATGCTGGAAACCCTGCAGATCGGCGACAGACTGTTCGTGACCAAGTTCGCCTATGACATCAAAGCCCCGTTTACCGATTGGAGCATGTTGTCCCTGCAAGACCCGGCTCACGGCGATGTTATCGTCTTTCGTTACCCGGAGGATCCTTCCAAGGACTTCATCAAGCGGGTGACCGCTCTTCCCGGGGACGAGGTGGAGGTCCGGGACCAGACACTTTACCTGAATGGCGAGCCGGTGGACGAACCCTACCTGACCCTGCATCCCGGCCCGACCAGGGTCCATTTTGGGCCGGAGATCGTCCCCGAGAACCACTATTTTGTTTTGGGCGACAATCGTTTCAATTCCCACGATTCCCGATTCTGGGGATTCGTGTCTCGAGAACAAATTCGGGGCAAGGCTTGGCGGATTTATTGGTCGGCCAATCCGCGCTGGTTTCTGAGCGACGTGCGCTGGGACCGGTTTGGTCAGCGGATTGAATAG
- a CDS encoding YifB family Mg chelatase-like AAA ATPase has protein sequence MLAKIATSALMGIEAFHVELEVDFARQGMPSFTMVGLAEGAVRESKERVFAALKNTGYKLPPARITVNLAPADMRKEGSAYDLPLAVGLLTGVEVLRQEQVQGFFLAGELSLNGELKPVSGILPLALKARAQGARGLIVPVDNAQEAAVVQELPVYGVASLAQAVHFFLGEEILPQASCDLEDLWKNRGRSLLDFSEVKGQEHAKRAIEIAAAGSHNLLFLGPPGSGKTMLAKRLPSILPALEFEEALEVTKVYSVAGMLSKEQPLVVTRPFRSPHHTISDAGLIGGGHYPRPGEVSLAHRGVLFLDELPEFKKHVLEVLRQPLEDGVVTISRAAMSLTYPANFMLVAAMNPCPCGYLSDEQHQCTCSPQQIQRYRSRLSGPLLDRIDLHVEVPAVPYKELRRQRGSRDSAAMLESIERARAIQHQRFRDTPLLTNSDLDGRWLNTFCPLGDAEHAFLGAAVQRLSLSARAYTRVLRIARTIADLEGVQTLATNHLAEAINYRTLDRQAQTWA, from the coding sequence ATGCTGGCGAAGATCGCCACTTCCGCATTGATGGGCATCGAGGCGTTCCACGTGGAATTGGAAGTGGACTTCGCCCGCCAGGGTATGCCCTCGTTCACCATGGTCGGTCTTGCGGAGGGTGCGGTCCGGGAGAGCAAGGAACGGGTTTTCGCGGCGTTAAAGAATACAGGGTATAAATTGCCGCCGGCCCGGATCACCGTGAATTTGGCCCCCGCGGATATGCGCAAGGAGGGTAGCGCCTACGACCTTCCCTTGGCCGTGGGATTGCTTACCGGGGTCGAAGTGTTGCGCCAGGAACAGGTTCAGGGCTTCTTTTTGGCTGGGGAGCTTTCCCTGAATGGTGAGCTCAAGCCGGTATCCGGTATTCTTCCTTTGGCCCTGAAAGCGCGGGCGCAGGGCGCACGCGGGTTGATCGTTCCGGTGGATAACGCGCAGGAAGCCGCGGTTGTCCAGGAGCTGCCCGTCTACGGAGTGGCCAGTCTGGCCCAGGCCGTGCACTTCTTCCTGGGAGAGGAGATACTGCCCCAGGCGTCCTGCGATTTGGAAGACCTCTGGAAAAATCGTGGTCGCTCGCTTCTGGACTTCAGTGAGGTCAAGGGCCAGGAGCACGCCAAGCGGGCCATTGAAATCGCCGCCGCGGGCAGTCATAATTTACTTTTTCTGGGGCCCCCCGGCAGTGGCAAGACCATGCTGGCCAAGCGGCTGCCCTCAATCCTCCCGGCTCTTGAATTCGAGGAAGCCTTGGAGGTGACGAAAGTCTACAGCGTGGCCGGTATGCTCTCCAAGGAGCAGCCCCTGGTGGTGACCAGGCCATTTCGTTCCCCGCACCACACCATTTCCGATGCCGGACTGATCGGCGGCGGCCACTACCCCCGACCCGGGGAGGTGTCCCTGGCTCATCGCGGCGTCCTCTTTCTGGACGAGCTGCCAGAATTCAAGAAGCATGTCCTGGAGGTGCTCCGCCAACCCTTGGAGGACGGTGTGGTCACTATTTCCCGGGCTGCGATGTCCCTGACCTACCCCGCGAATTTCATGCTTGTGGCCGCCATGAACCCATGCCCCTGCGGCTACCTCTCCGACGAACAGCATCAGTGCACCTGCTCCCCGCAACAGATTCAGCGTTACAGGTCGCGACTTTCCGGACCGCTTTTGGACCGGATCGACTTGCATGTGGAGGTTCCCGCGGTGCCCTACAAGGAATTGCGCCGACAACGCGGTTCCAGGGATTCCGCCGCCATGCTTGAGAGCATAGAGCGGGCCAGAGCCATACAGCACCAACGCTTTCGCGACACACCGCTGCTGACCAACAGCGACCTGGATGGGAGGTGGCTGAATACCTTTTGTCCACTGGGTGACGCGGAACATGCTTTCCTGGGTGCGGCAGTCCAGCGGTTGAGCCTCAGCGCCCGGGCCTATACCCGGGTATTGCGCATCGCCCGGACCATCGCGGATCTGGAAGGCGTGCAGACCCTGGCCACGAACCACCTCGCCGAAGCCATCAACTACCGCACCCTGGACCGGCAAGCCCAGACCTGGGCCTGA